A genomic region of Xanthomonas campestris pv. phormiicola contains the following coding sequences:
- a CDS encoding efflux RND transporter permease subunit, which produces MSEGRFNLSALAVRERSITLFLIFLISVAGVLAFFQLGRAEDPPFTIKQMTVVTAWPGATAQEMQDQVTEPLEKRMQELRWYDRTETYTRPGLAFTMISLRDSTPPAQVQEEFYQARKKLGDEAKKLPAGVIGPMVNDEYADVTFALFALKAKGEPQRLLVRDAEALRQQLLHVPGVKKVNIIGEQPERIFVAFSHDRLATLGVAPQDIFAALNGQNVLTPAGSIETRGPQVFLRVDGAFDSLEKIRRTPIVAQGRTLKLSDVATVERGYEDPATFLVRNNGEPALLLGVVMRDDWNGLDLGKALEAEVTKVNAGLPLGMTLSKVTDQAVNIGSAVDEFMVKFFVALLVVMVVCFVSMGWRVGVVVAAAVPLTLAAVFVVMAASGKNFDRITLGSLILALGLLVDDAIIAIEMMVVKMEEGYSRVAASAYAWSHTAAPMLSGTLVTAIGFMPNGFARSTAGEYTSNMFWIVGIALIASWVVAVAFTPYLGVKLLPDIKQVEGGHAAIYDTRHYHRFRRVLGRVIARKWLVAGAVVGLFALSIVGMGLVNKQFFPTSDRPEVLVEVQMPYGTSIAQTSAATAKVEAWLARQKEARIVTAYIGQGAPRFFLAMAPELPDPSFAKIVVLAGDDKQREALKFRLRRAVADGLVPEAQVRATQIVFGPPSPFPVAYRVMGPDPDTLRRIADDVAGVMHASPMMRTVNTDWGPRVPTLRFTLDQDRLQAVGLTSSSVASQLQFLLSGVPLTEVREDIRSVQVLGRAAGEIRFDPAKIAGFTLVGAAGQRIPLSQVGSVDVRMEDPILRRRDRTPTITVRGDIAEGLQPPNVSTAVMDQLQPIIDTLPSGYRIEQAGSIEESGKATKAMLPLFPIMIALTLLIIILQVRSIAAMVMVFATSPLGLIGVAPTLLVFQQPFGINALVGLIALSGILMRNTLILIGQIHHNEQEGLSPFDAVVEATVQRARPVILTALAAILAFIPLTHSVFWGTLAYTLIGGTFAGTILTLVFLPAMYSIWFRIRPEPAR; this is translated from the coding sequence ATGAGCGAGGGGCGTTTCAACCTGTCGGCGCTCGCAGTACGCGAGCGTTCGATCACGCTGTTCCTGATCTTCCTGATCTCCGTGGCCGGCGTTCTGGCGTTCTTCCAGCTCGGCCGCGCGGAAGATCCTCCGTTCACGATCAAGCAGATGACGGTGGTCACCGCATGGCCGGGCGCAACCGCGCAGGAGATGCAGGACCAGGTCACCGAACCGCTGGAAAAGCGCATGCAGGAACTGCGCTGGTACGACCGCACGGAAACCTACACGCGCCCCGGCCTGGCGTTCACGATGATTTCCCTGCGCGACAGCACCCCGCCTGCGCAGGTCCAGGAAGAGTTCTATCAGGCCCGCAAGAAGCTCGGCGACGAGGCCAAGAAGCTGCCGGCCGGGGTCATCGGCCCCATGGTCAACGACGAGTATGCGGACGTGACCTTCGCGCTGTTCGCGCTCAAGGCCAAGGGCGAACCGCAGCGGCTGCTGGTGCGCGACGCCGAGGCGCTGCGCCAGCAACTGCTGCACGTGCCGGGCGTGAAGAAGGTCAACATCATCGGCGAGCAGCCCGAGCGCATCTTCGTCGCGTTCTCCCACGACCGCCTGGCCACGCTGGGCGTCGCGCCGCAGGACATCTTCGCCGCGCTCAACGGCCAGAACGTACTGACCCCCGCCGGCTCCATCGAGACCAGGGGGCCGCAGGTCTTCCTGCGCGTCGATGGCGCGTTCGACAGCCTGGAGAAGATCCGGCGCACCCCGATCGTCGCGCAGGGACGCACGCTGAAGCTGTCGGACGTGGCGACCGTGGAGCGCGGCTACGAGGACCCCGCCACCTTCCTGGTGCGCAACAACGGCGAACCGGCGCTGCTGCTGGGCGTGGTGATGCGCGACGACTGGAACGGTCTGGATCTGGGCAAGGCGCTGGAGGCGGAAGTGACCAAGGTCAACGCCGGGCTGCCGCTGGGCATGACGCTGAGCAAGGTGACCGACCAGGCCGTCAACATCGGTTCTGCGGTCGACGAGTTCATGGTCAAGTTCTTCGTCGCCCTGCTCGTGGTGATGGTGGTGTGCTTCGTCAGCATGGGCTGGCGTGTCGGCGTCGTGGTCGCGGCGGCGGTGCCGCTGACGCTGGCGGCGGTGTTCGTGGTCATGGCCGCGAGCGGCAAGAACTTCGACCGCATCACGCTCGGTTCGCTGATCCTGGCGCTGGGCCTGCTGGTGGACGACGCCATCATCGCCATCGAAATGATGGTGGTGAAGATGGAGGAAGGCTACAGCCGCGTCGCCGCCTCGGCCTATGCGTGGAGCCATACGGCGGCGCCCATGCTGTCCGGCACGCTGGTCACCGCCATCGGCTTCATGCCCAACGGATTCGCGCGCTCCACGGCCGGCGAGTACACCAGCAACATGTTCTGGATCGTCGGCATCGCCCTGATCGCGTCCTGGGTCGTCGCGGTGGCATTCACCCCTTACCTCGGCGTGAAACTGCTGCCGGACATCAAGCAGGTCGAGGGCGGCCACGCGGCCATCTACGACACCCGCCACTACCACCGCTTCCGGCGGGTGCTCGGGCGCGTCATCGCGCGCAAATGGCTGGTCGCCGGCGCGGTGGTGGGACTGTTCGCGCTGTCCATCGTCGGCATGGGGCTGGTCAACAAGCAGTTCTTCCCGACCTCCGACCGGCCGGAAGTGCTGGTCGAGGTGCAGATGCCCTACGGCACCTCGATCGCGCAGACCAGCGCGGCGACGGCGAAGGTCGAAGCCTGGCTGGCCAGGCAGAAGGAGGCGCGGATCGTGACCGCGTACATCGGCCAGGGCGCGCCACGCTTCTTCCTGGCGATGGCGCCCGAACTGCCCGATCCGTCGTTCGCCAAGATCGTGGTGCTCGCGGGCGACGACAAGCAGCGCGAAGCGCTCAAGTTCAGGCTGCGCCGGGCCGTGGCCGACGGCCTGGTGCCCGAGGCGCAGGTGCGCGCCACCCAGATCGTGTTCGGCCCGCCGTCGCCGTTTCCGGTGGCCTACCGGGTCATGGGACCCGACCCGGACACGCTGCGCAGGATCGCAGACGACGTCGCCGGCGTCATGCATGCCAGCCCGATGATGCGCACGGTCAACACGGACTGGGGGCCGCGCGTCCCCACCCTGCGCTTCACCCTCGACCAGGACCGGCTCCAGGCGGTGGGCCTGACCTCCAGCTCGGTGGCGTCGCAGCTGCAGTTCCTGCTGAGCGGCGTGCCGCTGACCGAGGTGCGCGAGGACATCCGTTCGGTGCAGGTGCTGGGCCGCGCGGCCGGCGAGATCCGCTTCGATCCCGCGAAGATCGCCGGCTTCACCCTGGTCGGCGCGGCAGGACAGCGCATTCCGCTGTCGCAGGTCGGCAGCGTCGACGTGCGCATGGAGGATCCCATCCTGCGGCGCCGCGATCGCACGCCGACCATCACGGTCCGCGGCGACATCGCCGAAGGGCTGCAGCCGCCGAACGTTTCCACCGCCGTCATGGACCAGCTGCAGCCGATCATCGACACGCTTCCTTCCGGCTACCGGATCGAACAGGCGGGTTCGATCGAAGAATCCGGCAAGGCCACCAAGGCGATGCTGCCGCTGTTCCCGATCATGATCGCGCTCACCCTGCTCATCATCATCCTGCAGGTGCGTTCGATCGCGGCCATGGTCATGGTGTTCGCCACCAGTCCGCTCGGCCTGATCGGTGTCGCGCCGACGCTGCTCGTCTTCCAGCAGCCCTTCGGCATCAACGCCCTGGTCGGCCTGATCGCGCTGTCGGGCATCCTGATGCGCAATACGCTGATCCTGATCGGGCAGATCCACCACAACGAACAGGAAGGACTGAGCCCGTTCGATGCGGTCGTCGAAGCCACCGTGCAGCGGGCGCGGCCGGTGATCCTGACGGCGCTGGCCGCGATCCTGGCGTTCATCCCGCTGACCCATTCGGTGTTCTGGGGCACCCTCGCCTACACGCTGATCGGCGGCACCTTCGCCGGGACGATCCTGACCCTAGTGTTCCTGCCGGCCATGTATTCCATCTGGTTCCGGATCAGGCCGGAGCCGGCTCGCTGA
- the pgsA gene encoding CDP-diacylglycerol--glycerol-3-phosphate 3-phosphatidyltransferase, with translation MKLTIPTWLTLLRIVMIPVLVLVFYLPYTWTNFASAAIFGLAAFTDWLDGWVARRYHQYSAFGAFLDPVADKLMVAVALFLIVQGHPTPWMAFWAAVIVGREIAVSALREWMAEIGQRAKVRVAMIGKVKTTAQMVALLCLLYSVMPDGSPPESVWMGLFIFHIGDWTLAIASILTLLSGIQYLHAAWPSLRADERAAVADKNAKKIEGNG, from the coding sequence ATGAAGTTGACCATCCCCACCTGGCTCACGCTGCTGCGGATCGTGATGATTCCGGTGCTGGTGCTGGTGTTCTATCTCCCCTATACATGGACCAACTTCGCCTCGGCGGCGATCTTCGGCCTGGCCGCGTTCACCGACTGGCTGGACGGCTGGGTGGCGCGGCGCTACCACCAGTATTCCGCGTTCGGCGCGTTCCTGGATCCGGTGGCCGACAAGCTGATGGTCGCGGTGGCGCTGTTCCTGATCGTGCAGGGCCACCCGACGCCGTGGATGGCGTTCTGGGCGGCGGTGATCGTCGGCCGCGAGATCGCGGTGTCGGCGCTGCGCGAATGGATGGCCGAGATCGGCCAGCGCGCCAAGGTGCGGGTGGCGATGATCGGCAAGGTCAAGACCACCGCGCAGATGGTCGCACTGCTGTGCCTGCTGTATTCGGTGATGCCCGACGGTTCGCCGCCGGAGAGCGTGTGGATGGGACTGTTCATCTTCCACATCGGCGACTGGACCCTGGCCATCGCCTCGATCCTGACCCTGCTGTCCGGCATCCAGTACCTGCATGCGGCCTGGCCGAGCCTGCGCGCCGACGAGCGCGCCGCGGTCGCGGACAAGAATGCGAAAAAAATCGAAGGCAACGGTTGA
- a CDS encoding efflux RND transporter periplasmic adaptor subunit yields MLRRQLVPYALCLLPLSLAACGDTHTSDPRTEAPRVRIGAVQGGAAAPRSFTGVVAARVQSDLAFRVPGKVLERLVDTGQSVRRGQALMRMDPIDLGLQARAQQETVAAARARAAQTADDEARYRGLVAEGAVSASAYDQIKASADAARAQLKAAEAQADVARNASSYAVLLADADGVVVETLAEPGQVVGAGQPVVRLARAGQREAIVQLPETLRPAAGSSAQARLYGDRQAAMPATLRQLSDAADRATRTYEARYVLEGALARAPLGATVTVEIPPDTDSTASLQVPIGAVFDPGKGPGVWTVEGKPAKAVWRSVQVLGLSDDVAQVKGNLKVGDQVVSLGAHLLREGQIVRPIGQGQALAGGARP; encoded by the coding sequence ATGCTTCGGCGCCAGCTCGTCCCCTATGCCCTTTGCCTCTTGCCGCTTTCCCTGGCGGCATGCGGCGACACACACACCTCCGACCCGCGCACGGAGGCGCCACGGGTCAGGATCGGCGCCGTCCAGGGCGGCGCCGCCGCGCCGCGCTCGTTCACCGGGGTCGTCGCCGCCCGGGTCCAGAGCGATCTGGCGTTTCGCGTGCCGGGCAAGGTGCTGGAGCGCCTCGTCGATACCGGGCAGAGCGTCAGGCGCGGCCAAGCGCTCATGCGCATGGACCCGATCGACCTGGGCCTGCAGGCGCGGGCGCAGCAGGAAACCGTAGCCGCCGCCCGCGCGCGCGCCGCGCAGACCGCCGACGATGAGGCGCGCTACCGCGGCCTGGTCGCCGAAGGGGCGGTTTCTGCGTCCGCCTACGATCAGATCAAGGCCTCGGCCGACGCGGCGCGGGCGCAACTCAAGGCGGCCGAGGCGCAAGCCGACGTCGCCAGGAACGCATCGAGCTATGCCGTCCTGCTTGCCGACGCCGATGGCGTGGTCGTGGAGACGCTGGCCGAGCCGGGGCAAGTGGTCGGCGCCGGGCAACCGGTGGTGCGCCTGGCGCGGGCCGGCCAGCGCGAAGCCATCGTGCAACTACCCGAGACGCTGCGGCCGGCCGCGGGCTCGTCGGCCCAGGCCAGGCTGTACGGCGATCGCCAGGCCGCCATGCCGGCGACCTTGCGCCAGCTGTCCGATGCGGCCGACCGGGCCACCCGCACCTACGAGGCGAGGTACGTGCTCGAAGGCGCCTTGGCCCGGGCACCGCTGGGCGCCACCGTCACCGTCGAGATTCCACCCGACACGGATTCCACCGCTTCGCTGCAGGTGCCGATCGGCGCCGTGTTCGATCCGGGCAAGGGCCCGGGCGTGTGGACCGTCGAGGGCAAGCCGGCAAAAGCCGTCTGGCGTTCCGTCCAGGTGCTCGGCCTGAGCGACGACGTGGCGCAGGTGAAGGGCAATCTCAAGGTCGGCGACCAGGTGGTCTCGCTGGGCGCGCATCTGCTTCGCGAAGGCCAGATCGTCAGGCCGATCGGCCAGGGCCAGGCGCTGGCCGGCGGAGCGCGGCCATGA